ATCATACATGTGCTCTTCTAACACTGTTACCTAAAAGGGAATAATATCTTAGCTTATTATAGCAATGCTCAAAGAAATAGCTCCCCCAAACTTTCAGGGAGCCTATATTATGGATTCCAAAGTTTAATTCTCTCCGATAAAAGTTTCCTATTTATAACGTGAAGCTACGACAGCATAATAAAAGTGGAAACTTCTTTCGGAGTAAGTGAAAGTTTAAATTTCGGGCTCTTGTTTTTTTACCTCTTGTATCGCCACTTTTAATTGTTCTATCAATGGAGTAGGCACTTTCTCTGGTGAACCCGAATCAAACGGAGGCATAGGATCATATTCTAAAATAAGTTGAACATATTTGCCGATATCTTCCCCCGATTCCCATGCTACTAGCTGGAGGGCCATATCTATACCAGAAGAGACACCAGCTGAAGTAATGATTTTCCCTTGACGAACCACTCTTTCGTTAGTTGAGATAGCACCATAGGAATGGAGTAGGTCCAAACAACTCCAATGACTGGTTGCTTTTAATCCATTCAGCAAGCCCGCGGCACCTAAAATTAAAGAACCTGTACATACTGATGTGGTCCACTTCGTTGTCTCATGTATTTGACGTATCCAATTCAGTATGTCTTTGTCATTTATCGGAGACTTATAGTTAGGAGGACGACAACCGGGAACAACAAGAATATCAGCTGATGTAACTTCAGAAATACTAAAATCAGCATGCAAATAACCCATTTTAGAATCTAGTTTGATTAAACCCTTATTTTTGGCTACAAGCTTCACTTCAGCTCCCTCTACGGAAACAAATACTTCGTACGGACCAATTGCATCTAGAGCTGTCATCCCATCGTAAAGAAGTATTACAACTTTCATTTGATCTCTCCTTTGTTTAACATTTGGGGTTCACTTAAACCTATAAGCCAATGCCAAATAGTCTGGCTATTGCTACTGTAGACGTTAACGCGTCTGCAGTCTTTTTTAGTATATGCTTTTAATTGCATTATAACAAGTTCACGTAAAGGAAATGGTCAGATGATGTTCTTAAGGAGATGGGGACAAATTGGGGACGAAATGTACTCGGAATCACCATAATTCACTCGGATACGAACAGACACGAACAAGAAAAACCCTTATAATTCAAGGGTTTTAAAGATGTAAATAGTTATATTAGGGCTCGGATTCACCATGAAAAGAAAGTAGTTAATCTTTTTTAACACATAATAATGGAGGATGGAAATGGAAGTTACTCCTTGTTCTGATTATTGGAACGACTTTTAACTACCCATTAATCAGCGGCCATTCGACCAGTTATTTGGCTGGTTTTTTTGTTTTCCTTAACACAAACGGTCTGGTTGCAAAAATTAGCTCTTAATTGGAGAATGGTTGCAAAATCATAAAGGGGTGCTTATAGCGGCAGAAAAGGTGTCTTATTTCAAAAAGGATATTAGATTGACGAGAGAGTGGGCCTGTGATGCTAGACTTTAAATTGGACACAGAGAACTGAGAGTGCGACAATAAAAACATTCATAATCGAGGTGTCCGACATGACGAAAAAGTATGACAAGGAATTCAAACTTCAATCCGTAAGACTTATCCAGGAAGAGGGAAAATCGGTGGCGCAGGTAGCCCGGGAAATGGGCTTGCATGAGAACACGCTTTACCGCTGGATCGCGGAATTTAAGAACGCTGGCAATCAGGCATTCCCTGGTAGTGGACAACTAAAGCCGGAGGACAAAGCTTTACGCGACCTCCAGAAGCGAATTCGCAATCTGGAAGAGGAGAACGACATCCTAAAAAAGGCGATGCACTACTTCGCAAAAGACCGGCGCTGATTTATCCATTCATCCATGATCACCGCTTCCAGTTCCGTGTCACGAAGATGTGCGCTCTGCTCAGCGTTTCCAAAAGCGGTTATTACGAATGGACGAAACGCAAGGAAAGCGAACGCCTCAAACGTCGCAAAAAACTCGAACGATGGATTCGCAGAACTTTCTTTGATTCCAGGCAGTTGTACGGCAGTCCAAAAGTGTGGTATGCATTGAAAAAACAAGGTATTCACGTCTCTCAGAAGACCGTTGCTCGTATCATGAAGGAACTTGGTTTGAGATCCCGTACCGTTAAGAAGTACAAGGCGACGACGAATTCGAAACACAACCTTGCCCGTAGCGGAAAATGTCTTGAATCAATCGTTTGCTGCGGAAAAGCCCAATCAGGTCTGGATGGCGGACATCACGTATATTCCGACTGACGAAGGATGGCTCTATCTCGCCAGTCTGGAAGACCTGTGCACACGTAAGATCGTCGGGTTTCACATGGGCGAGCGAATGACCAGGGAGCTCTGCCTGAGGGCGTTGGATCAGGCGTATCGCCATCAACGGCCGAAAGGAACCGTGTTGCATCATTCGGATCGCGGTAGCCAGTATGCGTCCTCGGACTATCTCGGGTATCTTACGCCCAATCAATGCGAACATATGATCTGTTTAGCTGCATAATTCTCTCGGTTTTAGGTGTCCAATCTATTGACAGAAGTCCACTGTTATTTAGGTTCACTCTTTTTTTGTTTTCAATACTTTTTTTCATCAATGGGTGAAAAACTCTATGCTTTTTTAGACATTTTTAAAGTTATATTTTAAGTGTAATCGAAAGGAGGATGATTCACATGTAGTAGCAAAAGGAATTTTGAAAGCATTTACATAGAAATATCTCAAACGAAACGAAGGAGAAAAAGACATGAATAGAACATTAACAACACAAGATGAATGTACCAACATTATTGTAAAATTTAAGGATCAGGCACTACAATCTACACCTCTAGTTTTAAAAGAAGAGAATACCTTGACCCAAGGTCATGTTGGTTTTTTTAGTGACTTTTCTGGCTTGGAATTTAATCGTCTCATTTTTACAGTATCGCCAGAAGATATGATTCAAGATATGAAAACCTATAACCTACCCGAAGATTTGGGTTTATTCCGTTATTATTCAGTACAAATTTCTAAAGATCAAGGTGATCCACAATCTATTGTGGACAGGCTCAAACAATCTCCTCTTGTTGAAACGGCTTATATTGAACCGGACGCTATTGAAGATTCAGTTACCGAAATGGAAGACCCAACGCTATTCGCGCAACCTAATCGGAATCCTCTATTTAAAAAACAAGGGTACTTGCATCCTGCACCTGCTGGAATTGATGCTCAATATGCATGGGGGATACCTGGTGGTGATGGAGAAGGCATTATGCTTGTCGATATGCAACTACATGGTTGGCTGTTAGACCACGAAGATCTAGTTGATCAACAAATTGGACTCGTTGCAGGTAGCGGAAATCCTATTGATACCAAAACTTCTCACGGTACCGCTACTCTTGGGGAAGTAGTCGGATGCGACAATGAGGTGGGCATTATTGGAATATCCCCAAAAGCAAAAGCAAAAGTAACATCTAAATACCGAGCCAATGGCAAACAAAGCCATGCTGATGCTATTGCAAGTGCAGCGAAAGAGATGAACCCAGGAGATGTTCTTGTATTAACATGGGGGTATAGGGATGGTGGCCGGCCAGAAAACACCCCAGATATTTTTGAAGCCATTAAGTTTGCGACAGATAAAGGGATAACTGTTATTCAGTCAGCAGGAAATAGTAGTGTTAACTTGGATGAATATACGGTAAATGGAAAATATGTTATGAATCGAAATAGCCCAGATTTCAAAGATTCCGGGGCCATTATAGTAGGTGGAGCTTCGTCAGATGTGCCTCACAAACGACGAAAATCTTCCGGTTACGGCAGCCGAGTCGATGTGTATGCATGGGGCGAAAATGTAACTACTACTTATTCCAATAATGATGATCCAAGCATAAAAAATCTATATAGGCATAATTTTAATGGAACTTCAAGTGCTGCTCCCATCATAGCAGGAGCGGTTGTGAACTTACAAGGGATTGCAAAAGCAAAGTTAGGAAGACCATTCACACCCGAGGAGGTAAGGGACCTATTAAGTGATCCAGATACAGGGACGTCATCGAAGAACCCATCCTCTGACCGAATAGGGGTTATGCCCGATTTGAAGCTCATTCTAAATAAATTAGGATTTACCCAGCAACCTCAATAGTTTTACAAGCCGACAGACATCCAAACCGACCGCGTGACTTTAAAGTGGACTCCTTATGATTTTGATGAGAAACAAGTTGAACCCAACTATAATGTCTATCGCGATGGTGTTATAGCAAAGGGAGTTCATAAGCCGTTTACTACAATAGAAAGCTTACAACCCAATACCGAGTACGCATTTAAAGTTTCAGCTGCCGACGATAATTGGGGAGATTTACAATTTAGTGACGAAATCAAGGTGAAAACAAAATAGGATTCATCTGGTTAAACAGTGGGATTCATATGCTGTTTGAAAAAGGAGTAGGGCCCTGAGGAAGTACCTCAAGGCCCTTTTACATACACAGAAATGTTAGTAGGCTGAGCATTTGGCTGTAGGAAGGATTGTCAAGGGGTATTACTTAAAAACTGGGGAAAAATTTTTGAAAAGTTCTTGACAAAAGCTCTTTGCAACCATCTCACCCAAAAAACCGTGATTTTGCAACCAAACTTAATCAGCAATTTCTAGGCGCTCGCGGCTTAATGTGCAAAGAAATAGCTCCCAAACTTGAAGGGAGCCATCGATAAAATGTACAAGTAAAATATAGCACATCCAACACTTCTTACGTGCATACTTAATAACATTTATGATGTTTCTTTTGTTTCTTACATAAGTAATATTTACGTGACGAAATTGTAAGATTGGATCACTTTAATCAATGGTTGCCTATTTAGATTTCATAGATAATTGGAGTTGTTGAGAAACTGTATTGAAAGAAGGCAAAAAAACAATGGCAAAACCTGTACTAATTACAAAAGGTGTTAGCAAAGTCTTTGGTATTAAAAACAATTTGTATACGGCTTTGGACCGTATCGATTTGGAAGTGAATGAAGGGGAATTCGTTGGAATTATGGGACCATCCGGTGCCGGGAAAACAACTCTTATGAACATGATTTCCACTATCGACACACCTACTTCCGGGGATATTATCATTGACGGACAAAGTATCGTGAAAATGAAGGAGGAACAGTTAGCTCTGTTCCGCCGAAACAAGCTGGGTTTTGTTTTCCAGGATTACAACCTGCTTGACTCGCTGACAGTCAGGGAAAACATAGCCCTGCCACTTGCTCTTTCCCATGTGAAAGCTGCTGGAATTGATGAGCGGGTAGTCCGCATTGCCAAAAAATTCGGCATTGATCCGATTTTGGATAAATACCCTTACCAAATTTCCGGGGGTCAGAAACAGCGCTGTGCGGCTTCCCGTGCGTTGGTATCCAATCCGAGCCTGATCCTGGGGGACGAGCCGACAGGCGCTTTGGATTCAAAATCGGCAACCGACCTGCTGGAAAGTATGAAAGAGATGAACGAAAAAGATCGGGTGACCATTCTTATGGTGACTCATGATGCTTTTGCTGCCAGCTACTGCCAACGAGTCCTGTTCATTAAGGATGGCCGGCTGTTTACGGAACTGCACAGGGAAGACCTGACCCGTAAACAATTTTTTAACGCCATTCTGAACATGCTTTCATCTATCGGGGGTGGAGTAAGTGACGTTATTTAATCTTGCTTTACGTAACATGAAGAGAAATTTTAAAAACTATTCCATCTATTTCTTTTCCATGATCTTTAGTATTGTGATCTACTATGCCTTTGTAGCGATTAAATTTAATTCTCAAATTCAGCAAGCAGCTGATGGTTCCAAGAAAATATCCGGAGCTCTTACTTTTGCTAGTATATTGTTAATCTTGTTCTCTGCTTTGTTCATTATTTATTCCAATGGTTTTTTCACACGGAAACGCAAAAAAGAAGTAGGGCTATACTCGCTTCTGGGTGTGAGAAAAAGACAAATCGCCAAAATGCTGGCTTATGAGAATCTGTTTATGGGCCTCATAGCCTTGGTGGTTGGTATTGGCATTGGCGCTTTGCTATCCAGTGGTTTTACTAAGCTATTGCTGGTGCTTATGGATTCAGAAATGGGTGTCCATTTCGAGATTCCAGCGGCAGCCGTTCTCAACACGGCCCTTGTTTTCTTTGTCATCATCTTATATACATCTTTTCAAGGATACAGGCTGATTTACCGTTTCAAACTGATTGATCTCTTTAAGGCGGACAGTCAGGGAGAGAAGGTTCCCAAAGGCTCTTTGGTGATTGCCCTATTATCCGTTATAATGATTGGTTCCGGGTATTATCTGGCTTCTGATTTTGCTCAAGCTGCTAAGAAATTAAATGTGCGGTTGGATTCTCTTGCTTTGATTATTTTGTTTCTTACCGTTGCCGGAACTTGGCTGCTGTTCCATTTCTTTACCGTTATTTTGCTCAGGATCAGACGCAAAAATAAAAACAGTTTTTACAACGGAATGAATTTGGTGAGTACATCCCAACTCCTCTACCGGATTAAAGGAAATGCTACCACACTGGCCACCATCGCTATTCTCAGCGCAGTTACGCTTGTAGCTATTGGGACATCGGTCTCTCTTTACTTTAATGTTGGGAAGCAGACGGAAATGATGTATCCATACAGTTATACTTACGAAGTGACCTCCCCTGAAGTGAACAAGAAAGTGGATCAGGCTCTGAACGAATTCAAAGGAGATCATCCTGTTGAAAAGGATCTTACGATAAAAACTCTTCAGGTGAAAGGGGGATTGCATGACGAGGACAAAAAGTTTGATGTGTCAAAAAAACTGGATGACGAAAATAAGCCAACGATTATAGCGTTTAGTGAATTTAAGAAATGGGCGGATACTTTTGGAAGGAATGTAGAACCAAAACTGGGGATCGGAGAAGCTATTCAGCATAATCTATTTGCTTCTTTAAGCAAGAAATTGGGTTTTGAAGAGAAACCGCAAGTTTTTTCCTTAGTTGCAGGGAAAGAAACTATTAAATTAAAAATCGTAAAAGAAGGGGAATACCCATTAAAAAATGCTTTATCTAGCGCCGTTATTGTGCCTGATCAGATTTACCAAAAAGCTTTACAGGCAAATCCAGCCCAAAAGGAAACAAAAACCCGTTTAATCAATGTAAAGGGTCAGAAAAGCAGTAAGGAATTAACCGCAGCTATTGATAAAGCTACGAACGGGGAAGACGAAAATTACTATAATCCTTACCGGTCCGGTATGGAGAGCATGGGGATTATGATCTTCGTGGGGACGTTTGTCGGACTTGTTTTCTTGATTGCTACAGGATCTATTATCTACTTCAAACAATTGTCCGAAGCCAATGCGGATAAAGCCAAGTATGACATATTACGCAAAGTAGGAGTAACCCCGAAGGAAATGAAGAAGGGGATTGG
This Paenibacillus larvae subsp. larvae DNA region includes the following protein-coding sequences:
- a CDS encoding transposase: MTKKYDKEFKLQSVRLIQEEGKSVAQVAREMGLHENTLYRWIAEFKNAGNQAFPGSGQLKPEDKALRDLQKRIRNLEEENDILKKAMHYFAKDRR
- a CDS encoding ABC transporter ATP-binding protein, which gives rise to MAKPVLITKGVSKVFGIKNNLYTALDRIDLEVNEGEFVGIMGPSGAGKTTLMNMISTIDTPTSGDIIIDGQSIVKMKEEQLALFRRNKLGFVFQDYNLLDSLTVRENIALPLALSHVKAAGIDERVVRIAKKFGIDPILDKYPYQISGGQKQRCAASRALVSNPSLILGDEPTGALDSKSATDLLESMKEMNEKDRVTILMVTHDAFAASYCQRVLFIKDGRLFTELHREDLTRKQFFNAILNMLSSIGGGVSDVI
- a CDS encoding fibronectin type III domain-containing protein, with translation MTLKWTPYDFDEKQVEPNYNVYRDGVIAKGVHKPFTTIESLQPNTEYAFKVSAADDNWGDLQFSDEIKVKTK
- a CDS encoding ABC transporter permease; the encoded protein is MTLFNLALRNMKRNFKNYSIYFFSMIFSIVIYYAFVAIKFNSQIQQAADGSKKISGALTFASILLILFSALFIIYSNGFFTRKRKKEVGLYSLLGVRKRQIAKMLAYENLFMGLIALVVGIGIGALLSSGFTKLLLVLMDSEMGVHFEIPAAAVLNTALVFFVIILYTSFQGYRLIYRFKLIDLFKADSQGEKVPKGSLVIALLSVIMIGSGYYLASDFAQAAKKLNVRLDSLALIILFLTVAGTWLLFHFFTVILLRIRRKNKNSFYNGMNLVSTSQLLYRIKGNATTLATIAILSAVTLVAIGTSVSLYFNVGKQTEMMYPYSYTYEVTSPEVNKKVDQALNEFKGDHPVEKDLTIKTLQVKGGLHDEDKKFDVSKKLDDENKPTIIAFSEFKKWADTFGRNVEPKLGIGEAIQHNLFASLSKKLGFEEKPQVFSLVAGKETIKLKIVKEGEYPLKNALSSAVIVPDQIYQKALQANPAQKETKTRLINVKGQKSSKELTAAIDKATNGEDENYYNPYRSGMESMGIMIFVGTFVGLVFLIATGSIIYFKQLSEANADKAKYDILRKVGVTPKEMKKGIGKQIAFIFVAPLIVGILHSIFALKTATLIFNVSDKLPLVMSMAAYVLIYVGYYFLTVRSYCNIVRKN
- a CDS encoding IS3 family transposase, with protein sequence MCALLSVSKSGYYEWTKRKESERLKRRKKLERWIRRTFFDSRQLYGSPKVWYALKKQGIHVSQKTVARIMKELGLRSRTVKKYKATTNSKHNLARSGKCLESIVCCGKAQSGLDGGHHVYSD
- a CDS encoding DJ-1/PfpI family protein, whose protein sequence is MKVVILLYDGMTALDAIGPYEVFVSVEGAEVKLVAKNKGLIKLDSKMGYLHADFSISEVTSADILVVPGCRPPNYKSPINDKDILNWIRQIHETTKWTTSVCTGSLILGAAGLLNGLKATSHWSCLDLLHSYGAISTNERVVRQGKIITSAGVSSGIDMALQLVAWESGEDIGKYVQLILEYDPMPPFDSGSPEKVPTPLIEQLKVAIQEVKKQEPEI
- a CDS encoding S8 family peptidase, translating into MNRTLTTQDECTNIIVKFKDQALQSTPLVLKEENTLTQGHVGFFSDFSGLEFNRLIFTVSPEDMIQDMKTYNLPEDLGLFRYYSVQISKDQGDPQSIVDRLKQSPLVETAYIEPDAIEDSVTEMEDPTLFAQPNRNPLFKKQGYLHPAPAGIDAQYAWGIPGGDGEGIMLVDMQLHGWLLDHEDLVDQQIGLVAGSGNPIDTKTSHGTATLGEVVGCDNEVGIIGISPKAKAKVTSKYRANGKQSHADAIASAAKEMNPGDVLVLTWGYRDGGRPENTPDIFEAIKFATDKGITVIQSAGNSSVNLDEYTVNGKYVMNRNSPDFKDSGAIIVGGASSDVPHKRRKSSGYGSRVDVYAWGENVTTTYSNNDDPSIKNLYRHNFNGTSSAAPIIAGAVVNLQGIAKAKLGRPFTPEEVRDLLSDPDTGTSSKNPSSDRIGVMPDLKLILNKLGFTQQPQ